One Acinetobacter pullicarnis genomic region harbors:
- a CDS encoding tyrosine-type recombinase/integrase, translated as MLTDAKVRKIKPSEKKTKYPDEKSMYLEVMPSGGMHWRMKFRFNGKENIFSIGSYPETTLAQARRIRDEARLKLKDGINPNEAKKQKKQQVDENTLFKALAMEWMNDRKTTIKEVTYLRDLSVFEKDLFPTIGNMPIDQIKGKDVLACAKKIEARGAQEMAKRSIPLAGRIFRFAIRKGLIENDPTPHLGEALKPRKTKHMARLDISEFPPFLERMDRYHGNPMIKTAIQLMTLTFVRTAELRMMKWNEIDFDNHLWRIPAEKMKMAQPHIVPLSRQAIELIESLKPLTGNKQYVFYNHSTAKPMSSNALLCVIRTMGYNGKMTGHGFRGLASTTLHEQGYMHDAIEIQLAHRVGNAVSQAYNHAQHLEYRVKMMQEWSDFIDSLRDEAVP; from the coding sequence ATGCTTACAGATGCCAAGGTCAGAAAGATCAAACCATCAGAAAAGAAAACCAAATATCCTGATGAAAAAAGCATGTATTTGGAGGTTATGCCTTCAGGTGGTATGCATTGGCGTATGAAATTTCGCTTTAATGGCAAAGAAAATATTTTCAGCATTGGTTCATATCCCGAAACCACACTTGCTCAAGCGAGAAGGATTCGAGATGAAGCACGATTAAAATTAAAAGATGGGATTAATCCCAATGAAGCAAAAAAACAAAAGAAACAGCAAGTAGATGAAAATACTCTTTTTAAAGCGCTTGCTATGGAGTGGATGAACGACCGTAAAACCACCATCAAAGAAGTAACCTATTTACGTGATCTTTCAGTATTTGAAAAAGACTTATTCCCTACTATAGGTAACATGCCCATTGATCAAATCAAAGGTAAGGACGTACTTGCTTGTGCTAAGAAAATTGAAGCACGCGGTGCACAGGAAATGGCTAAACGTTCTATCCCTCTCGCGGGACGTATTTTCCGTTTTGCAATTCGCAAAGGGCTTATTGAAAATGATCCTACACCGCACTTAGGAGAGGCCTTAAAACCTCGAAAAACAAAGCATATGGCTCGTCTAGACATTTCTGAGTTTCCTCCTTTCCTTGAGCGTATGGATCGATATCATGGCAATCCAATGATCAAAACAGCCATTCAACTGATGACTTTAACTTTTGTACGTACAGCTGAGCTTAGAATGATGAAGTGGAATGAGATTGATTTTGATAATCATTTATGGAGGATTCCAGCAGAAAAAATGAAAATGGCACAGCCTCACATTGTTCCATTATCCAGACAAGCAATTGAACTGATTGAGAGCCTAAAACCGCTAACAGGCAATAAGCAGTATGTTTTCTATAATCATAGTACAGCCAAACCTATGAGTAGTAATGCCCTACTCTGTGTAATCCGCACTATGGGATATAACGGCAAAATGACTGGACACGGCTTTCGAGGGCTTGCATCTACAACCTTACATGAGCAAGGCTATATGCATGATGCAATTGAAATTCAATTGGCACATCGGGTTGGTAATGCAGTATCTCAGGCTTATAACCACGCCCAACACTTAGAATATCGAGTAAAGATGATGCAGGAATGGTCTGATTTTATTGATAGTTTGAGAGATGAGGCAGTGCCTTAA
- a CDS encoding ABC-three component system middle component 6 — MILLSTKHPQNSVYYLGSILLGIINSNSNNNLGVYNYFELLNEVQEVSMNRFLLILDWLYMLGKIDLDIGKGLKLCI, encoded by the coding sequence ATGATTTTATTATCGACAAAACACCCTCAGAACTCAGTTTATTATCTGGGATCAATTTTATTAGGAATTATTAACAGTAATTCCAATAATAACTTGGGTGTTTATAATTATTTTGAACTACTTAATGAAGTACAAGAAGTTTCAATGAATCGCTTCTTGTTGATTTTAGATTGGTTATACATGCTAGGAAAAATAGATTTAGATATTGGTAAGGGGTTGAAGTTGTGTATCTAA
- a CDS encoding AAA family ATPase, with translation MYLKYLKITDKDDFSIRNIDFKKGVNIIEGVEINNDSTSKTNSLGKTTLLRCIDFCLLGKWQSIIFDKELKNSKNDTVFSFFKESLPHFELLVAKDFDSSFSPKLKIRRQLMINPKAKTDNSFFVVDNYINDVKVSEEKFQNEIKKFLFGLDDNKPTLRQLVPKFIRTSDHQITNIIKYLHPTTSGLEYETLHLFLFDFPDMQLIHNRAEIENQIDIKEQEVKSLENLLSTGKREINDVKKIELGELQAKYDNFQISKEYERENDELGFFQGNINKTKAKITTIYLDMDVWTKRLLEVNSSKNIVNSETIEYMYKEAGVYNVKIQRKFEETIKFHNEMLKNEVEFINKSIHKSKKRIKELENEYSILTDQYTQLLKKLGSSGSLAEYTKLGNEINELTKQISETESLINQHKKTINDLKDLKSNFDNLTVKINEILEKMRLKLAIFNRYFSEYSKVLTNDSYIIFPYEDKLKHITLVPKSENNDSHTGDGIKQSIIVSFDLAYVSFKNDLAIELSRPSFFTQDKIEIIDVKILDKL, from the coding sequence GTGTATCTAAAATACTTAAAAATTACTGATAAAGATGACTTTTCTATAAGAAATATTGACTTTAAAAAAGGAGTTAATATTATTGAAGGTGTTGAAATAAATAATGATTCAACATCAAAAACTAATAGTCTTGGTAAAACAACGCTTCTTCGATGTATTGATTTTTGCTTATTGGGGAAATGGCAGTCAATTATATTTGATAAGGAGCTTAAAAATAGTAAAAATGATACAGTATTTAGTTTTTTTAAAGAGTCTCTGCCACATTTCGAGTTATTAGTTGCAAAGGATTTTGATAGTTCTTTTTCACCTAAGTTAAAAATTAGAAGACAGTTGATGATTAATCCAAAAGCAAAAACAGATAATTCTTTTTTTGTTGTTGATAACTATATAAATGATGTAAAAGTAAGCGAAGAAAAGTTCCAAAATGAAATCAAAAAATTTTTATTCGGTTTAGATGATAATAAACCGACTTTAAGGCAGCTTGTTCCAAAATTCATTCGTACATCAGATCATCAAATAACTAATATTATAAAGTATTTACACCCGACAACTTCAGGACTGGAGTACGAGACTCTACATTTATTTTTGTTTGATTTTCCTGATATGCAGCTTATTCACAATAGAGCAGAAATCGAAAATCAAATTGATATAAAAGAACAAGAAGTCAAGTCTCTGGAAAATTTATTAAGCACAGGTAAACGAGAAATTAATGATGTTAAGAAAATAGAGTTAGGCGAATTACAAGCAAAATATGACAACTTTCAGATATCTAAAGAATATGAGCGTGAAAATGATGAATTAGGTTTTTTTCAGGGAAATATTAATAAAACTAAGGCTAAAATAACTACAATATATCTAGATATGGATGTCTGGACAAAAAGATTACTTGAAGTTAATTCAAGTAAAAATATAGTCAATAGTGAAACTATTGAATATATGTACAAAGAGGCTGGAGTTTATAATGTTAAAATTCAAAGAAAATTTGAAGAGACAATTAAATTTCATAACGAAATGTTAAAAAATGAAGTTGAATTCATTAATAAATCAATTCACAAAAGTAAGAAAAGAATAAAAGAGTTAGAAAATGAGTATTCAATTTTAACTGACCAATATACACAATTGCTAAAAAAGCTAGGTTCAAGTGGTTCGTTAGCAGAATACACAAAACTTGGAAATGAAATAAATGAATTAACAAAACAAATTTCTGAAACAGAATCGCTGATAAATCAACATAAAAAAACTATTAATGATTTAAAGGATTTGAAAAGTAATTTCGACAATCTAACAGTTAAAATTAATGAAATTTTAGAAAAAATGCGACTAAAATTAGCTATTTTTAATCGCTATTTTTCTGAATATTCTAAAGTTCTCACGAATGATAGTTATATTATTTTTCCTTATGAAGATAAACTTAAACATATAACTCTCGTGCCAAAATCTGAAAATAATGACAGCCATACTGGTGATGGCATAAAACAAAGCATTATTGTTTCTTTTGACCTAGCCTATGTTTCATTTAAAAATGATCTTGCAATAGAGTTATCTCGTCCAAGTTTTTTTACACAAGATAAAATTGAAATTATTGACGTAAAAATTTTAGATAAATTATGA
- a CDS encoding IS3 family transposase (programmed frameshift): MTRRKRRNHSADFKAKVALAAIKGDHTLAELSTQFDLHQNQIIDWKNQLLEQSINIFSRPTAQQEPEIDLKALHAKIGHQALQIGFFRRCTQKNRATERQKMIDKTHQLSVRQQSQLIQINRSTLYYKPKEISSTDLSLMRLIDEIHIDYPFMGSRMIRDMLQRQGHQIGRRKVRRLMRLMRIHALYPKPNTSKPNLAHRIFPYLLKNMVIDHSNQVWCTDITYIPMAKGFVYLCAIIDWHSRKVLAHSVSISMETDFCIDALQEAIVKYGCPEVFNTDQGSQFTSEAFLNELKLRNIRISMDGKGRWMDNVMIERLWRSVKHEEVYLKAYDTVKQAKQSIAEYLDFYNTIRPHSSLNKATPNEFYDRHLPKVMAA, translated from the exons ATGACACGAAGAAAACGTCGTAATCACTCAGCAGATTTCAAAGCTAAAGTTGCTCTCGCAGCAATTAAAGGCGACCACACACTCGCTGAGCTTTCTACTCAATTCGATTTACATCAAAATCAAATCATTGATTGGAAAAATCAACTGCTTGAGCAATCGATCAATATTTTTTCACGACCAACAGCACAACAAGAACCAGAGATTGATCTTAAAGCTTTACATGCCAAGATAGGACATCAGGCATTGCAAATTG GATTTTTTAGAAGGTGCACTCAGAAAAACAGGGCAACTGAGCGGCAAAAAATGATCGATAAGACCCATCAACTTTCGGTACGACAACAATCGCAATTGATTCAAATCAATCGCAGCACGTTGTATTACAAGCCCAAAGAGATTTCATCAACTGATTTGAGTTTAATGCGTCTGATTGATGAAATTCACATCGACTACCCATTTATGGGCAGTCGAATGATACGAGACATGCTACAGCGTCAAGGACATCAAATAGGTCGGCGTAAAGTCCGACGTTTAATGCGCTTGATGAGAATACATGCCTTGTATCCAAAGCCCAATACCAGTAAGCCTAATCTTGCACACCGTATTTTTCCATATCTTTTGAAAAACATGGTTATAGATCACTCTAATCAAGTCTGGTGTACAGATATCACGTACATTCCTATGGCTAAAGGCTTTGTCTATCTGTGTGCGATTATAGATTGGCATAGTCGTAAAGTACTGGCTCATAGTGTATCGATCAGTATGGAAACAGACTTTTGCATAGATGCGTTGCAAGAAGCAATTGTGAAATATGGTTGTCCTGAGGTGTTCAATACAGACCAAGGCAGTCAATTCACAAGCGAGGCATTTTTGAATGAGTTAAAATTGAGAAATATCCGTATCAGTATGGACGGAAAAGGACGGTGGATGGATAATGTGATGATTGAGCGTTTATGGCGCAGTGTGAAGCATGAGGAAGTCTATTTGAAGGCTTACGATACGGTTAAACAAGCAAAACAATCAATTGCTGAATATTTGGATTTTTATAACACGATACGTCCTCATTCAAGCTTGAATAAGGCAACACCAAATGAATTTTATGATCGACATTTACCAAAAGTAATGGCAGCATAA
- a CDS encoding TnsA endonuclease N-terminal domain-containing protein — protein MAKKPNSSSALDFAFFNYLWAFYETNKGTIRKSYKELSKKFLDYNDPKNRPDAFLRRPQFEALETYIFLKEFLGNSKVEQIFEDWFESKNQFEGRKATGFTEDDSLQGSLLLGDVIELQNYKVVLKKMKDNSRSYPNYIFALTMGTGKTLLMATCIFYEFLLANKFPKDKRFCQNALIFAPDKTVLQSLREIESFDISKVVPNEYVGIFDANLKFHFLDEAGTSLSTMDGSKFNLVVSNTQKIILKRQHAEKTATQKLFENDQPNFGELTELLGDLGLPANEDDLKTNQRFEKLSRLPQLGIFVDEAHHSFGQALKRDMMGGTTKTDNSLRRTIDELAKSLNEAGTHVVACFNYTGTPYVGKDVLPEVVYAFNLKNAIQERYLKSPEVNSYTTTRTEEFVKIAVKDFLDATQGLKPEGLLPKLAFFSSTVEELIEELKPELERQLAEHGISSDKILVNVGDTSHTSSDDIRNFNNLDVAGTEGSEKQFILLVNKGREGWNCRSLFGVAMYRSPKSKVFVLQATMRCLRSIGKQQYTGSIYLSKENYDILDTELQANFRMTASEFSDQGPKPKKMLNVQVREDVKIKLKHVKQTIKLKEKEFVKGASLDLDPTNEDAWHELTGKYLIIQTTTTNLQANDFNTAQYTKSKDRTSEKEKVEYTSLSLVAEISRYLNLSPIKIEQMLDQTKEGLESILFCVNQFNELLYDVVIPRLFTALYEQEIESETIEKEVQLIIPPAIGELSFYEIAEGKGGTSAYADTQENYRDKSFNLDTYTFDSNPEYALFWDLLKDDEVEKIYFTGMFTDKSKTEFYFQYIDPDSYALRNYYPDFLVQLKNGQYIIVEVKGDHQYDDPIVLAKAKAAKEYASHSQIEYKMIKGTDANAHIYQQLLGRTVLPSNVNLIQ, from the coding sequence ATGGCTAAAAAACCTAACTCTTCATCAGCCTTAGACTTTGCCTTCTTTAATTACTTGTGGGCATTTTACGAAACCAATAAAGGTACTATTCGTAAAAGCTACAAAGAACTGAGTAAAAAGTTTTTAGATTATAACGATCCTAAAAATCGTCCTGACGCATTTTTACGTCGGCCACAGTTTGAAGCCCTAGAGACATATATCTTTTTGAAAGAGTTTTTAGGGAATTCAAAAGTAGAGCAGATTTTTGAAGATTGGTTTGAGTCAAAAAATCAATTTGAAGGTCGAAAGGCAACAGGCTTTACAGAAGATGATTCATTACAAGGCAGTTTATTGCTCGGTGATGTTATTGAATTACAAAACTATAAAGTTGTTCTGAAAAAAATGAAGGATAACAGCCGAAGTTATCCGAACTATATTTTTGCTTTAACCATGGGTACGGGTAAAACCCTACTCATGGCAACATGTATCTTTTATGAATTTTTATTGGCAAACAAATTTCCTAAAGATAAAAGATTCTGCCAAAACGCACTCATTTTTGCACCTGATAAAACAGTTTTGCAGTCTTTGCGTGAGATTGAATCATTTGATATTTCCAAGGTGGTTCCAAATGAGTACGTGGGTATTTTTGATGCGAACTTGAAGTTTCACTTCCTTGATGAAGCTGGAACATCATTAAGCACAATGGATGGATCAAAATTTAACTTAGTCGTTTCGAATACTCAAAAGATTATTCTTAAACGTCAGCATGCTGAGAAGACAGCAACTCAAAAACTATTTGAAAATGATCAGCCTAATTTTGGTGAACTGACGGAGTTGCTTGGTGATTTAGGTCTACCAGCTAATGAAGATGATCTAAAGACAAACCAACGTTTTGAAAAGTTATCACGTTTACCTCAACTTGGTATTTTTGTAGACGAGGCACATCACTCATTCGGCCAAGCCTTGAAAAGAGACATGATGGGTGGTACGACAAAGACGGATAATAGTTTACGTAGAACTATTGATGAGCTTGCAAAGAGTTTGAATGAAGCTGGCACACATGTAGTTGCTTGTTTTAACTATACAGGTACGCCTTATGTAGGTAAGGATGTATTACCTGAAGTTGTATATGCATTTAATTTAAAGAATGCGATTCAAGAGCGTTATTTGAAAAGCCCAGAAGTAAATTCGTATACGACTACACGTACAGAAGAGTTTGTGAAGATCGCGGTAAAAGATTTCTTGGATGCTACACAAGGACTTAAACCTGAAGGCTTATTACCTAAACTTGCTTTTTTTTCTTCGACTGTAGAAGAGCTTATTGAGGAGCTAAAACCTGAGTTAGAGCGACAGTTAGCTGAACATGGTATTTCATCTGATAAAATTTTAGTAAACGTTGGTGATACATCTCATACAAGCTCTGATGATATTCGAAACTTCAATAATTTAGATGTGGCTGGAACAGAAGGATCTGAAAAGCAATTCATTTTATTGGTGAATAAAGGCCGTGAAGGGTGGAACTGTCGTTCATTATTCGGCGTTGCAATGTACCGTTCACCTAAATCCAAAGTTTTTGTTTTACAAGCGACTATGCGCTGTTTGCGTTCAATTGGTAAACAGCAATATACGGGTTCAATTTATTTAAGCAAAGAAAACTACGATATTCTTGATACTGAACTTCAGGCCAATTTCAGAATGACTGCTTCTGAGTTTTCAGATCAAGGTCCTAAACCTAAGAAAATGCTAAATGTTCAAGTGAGGGAAGATGTAAAAATCAAACTCAAACACGTTAAGCAAACGATTAAGCTTAAAGAAAAAGAATTTGTTAAAGGCGCTTCACTTGATCTCGATCCGACCAATGAAGATGCTTGGCATGAGCTTACAGGTAAATATTTAATCATCCAAACTACGACGACTAATCTTCAAGCTAATGACTTCAACACCGCTCAATATACAAAGTCTAAAGATCGTACGAGTGAGAAAGAAAAGGTTGAATATACAAGTTTAAGTTTAGTTGCTGAGATATCTCGATATTTAAATTTGAGCCCAATTAAAATTGAACAGATGTTGGATCAAACGAAAGAAGGTTTAGAAAGTATTTTATTCTGTGTAAACCAGTTCAATGAGCTTTTGTATGATGTTGTGATCCCTCGACTATTTACAGCATTGTACGAACAAGAAATTGAGTCAGAAACGATAGAGAAAGAAGTACAGTTGATTATTCCACCAGCAATAGGTGAATTATCTTTCTATGAAATTGCCGAAGGTAAAGGTGGAACCTCAGCTTATGCGGATACACAAGAAAATTATAGAGATAAGAGCTTTAATTTAGATACTTATACATTTGACTCAAATCCTGAATATGCTTTGTTTTGGGATTTGTTGAAAGATGATGAGGTTGAAAAAATCTACTTTACAGGCATGTTTACAGATAAATCTAAAACTGAATTTTACTTCCAGTACATTGATCCTGACTCATATGCATTGAGAAATTATTACCCCGATTTCTTAGTACAGTTGAAAAATGGTCAGTACATTATTGTAGAAGTAAAAGGTGATCATCAATATGATGATCCTATTGTTTTAGCCAAAGCTAAGGCAGCTAAAGAGTATGCAAGCCATAGTCAGATTGAATACAAAATGATTAAGGGAACTGATGCCAATGCGCATATTTATCAGCAGTTACTTGGGCGAACAGTATTACCTAGTAATGTAAATTTAATTCAATAA
- a CDS encoding site-specific DNA-methyltransferase, which translates to MKFVVYRVFLYNKNKNSDYIFNYAEIVETYSPVTLKKFKYLDEDGRKYRLRGKDGTNDPKEENENTYRQYLDQQTGPLARDWFELAFVNQASDERLGYPTQKPEKLLEKFIKVSSNPNSIIFDCFMGSGTTQSVAMKLGRRFIGADINLGSIQTTTKRLIKVAEELKGIQLLEEEKEFYTGFEVYNVNHYDVFRNPVQAKELLIQALDIQPIPNSVYDGEKDGRMVKLMPVNHIATKADVADLIHNVDYKAFEKRKEEKPNQPVEKITIFCMGHEPDLAAFVEQSIGYKLDIEVVDILRDRSDLQFKRDSEALFKVEGAILVVDKFYPLNLLQKLSQTKESVSDWREMVESIMIDWNYDGAVFQPTLTDIPAKNELVQGQYTIPEDAGTIRIKITDLLSESLERDLTEEEFANG; encoded by the coding sequence GTGAAATTTGTCGTGTACAGAGTATTTTTATATAATAAGAACAAGAATAGTGATTATATTTTTAATTATGCCGAAATTGTGGAAACTTATTCTCCTGTAACTTTAAAGAAATTTAAATATCTTGATGAAGATGGAAGAAAATATCGATTACGTGGAAAAGATGGAACAAATGACCCTAAAGAGGAAAATGAAAATACTTATAGACAATATTTAGATCAACAAACTGGCCCTTTGGCTCGAGATTGGTTTGAGTTGGCTTTTGTAAATCAAGCGTCAGACGAAAGGTTAGGTTATCCAACTCAAAAACCAGAAAAATTATTAGAAAAGTTTATTAAAGTTTCATCTAACCCTAATAGTATAATATTTGATTGTTTCATGGGGTCGGGTACAACACAATCTGTTGCTATGAAGCTAGGTCGACGTTTTATTGGAGCTGATATTAATTTAGGATCAATTCAAACCACGACTAAGCGTTTGATTAAAGTTGCTGAAGAACTTAAAGGTATTCAGCTTTTAGAGGAAGAAAAAGAATTTTATACTGGTTTTGAAGTCTATAATGTTAATCACTACGATGTGTTCCGTAACCCTGTTCAAGCGAAAGAACTACTTATTCAAGCCTTAGATATTCAGCCTATTCCTAACAGTGTTTACGATGGCGAAAAAGATGGCCGTATGGTCAAACTCATGCCAGTGAACCATATTGCAACCAAAGCAGATGTAGCCGATCTTATCCATAACGTGGATTATAAAGCTTTTGAAAAACGTAAAGAAGAAAAGCCAAATCAGCCAGTCGAAAAAATTACAATCTTCTGTATGGGACATGAACCTGATTTAGCTGCATTTGTGGAGCAGTCGATAGGCTATAAGCTTGATATCGAAGTTGTAGATATTCTACGTGATCGTTCCGATCTTCAATTTAAACGTGACTCTGAAGCTTTATTCAAAGTTGAAGGTGCGATTTTAGTTGTAGATAAATTCTATCCTTTGAACCTGCTACAAAAACTTTCACAAACCAAAGAATCGGTTTCTGACTGGCGTGAAATGGTTGAAAGTATCATGATCGACTGGAATTATGACGGTGCTGTATTCCAACCGACACTAACGGATATTCCCGCTAAAAATGAACTGGTACAAGGCCAATATACGATTCCTGAAGATGCAGGTACGATTCGTATTAAAATTACAGATCTCCTTTCAGAGTCACTAGAGCGTGATTTGACAGAAGAGGAGTTTGCAAATGGCTAA
- a CDS encoding IS4-like element ISAba1 family transposase (programmed frameshift), producing the protein MTHLNELYLILNKYLKWNKSHLKCFALIMLVIILKQTCNLSSASKALPIKCLPQSFYRRMQRFFAGQYFDYRQISQLIFNMFSFDQVQLTLDRTNWKWGKRNINILMLAIVYRGIAIPILWTLLNKRGNSDTKERIALIQRFIAIFGKDRIVNVFADREFIGEQWFTWLIEQDINFCIRVKKNFIVTNHLGKNHKISDLFRHLKVGQIECRKRRILVGRVKLYISALQLENGELLLVVSPQFNANAIQDYALRWEIETLFSCLKGRGFNLENTRLTDPRRVKKLIAVLAISFCWCYLTGEWQHDQKKVIKIKKHGRLSMSLFRYGLDYVQMAIQRLIGFGKKEEFKEILAILRRQNPDRIRVL; encoded by the exons ATGACACATCTCAATGAGTTATATCTTATCTTAAACAAATATCTAAAATGGAACAAGTCACATTTAAAGTGCTTTGCGCTCATCATGCTTGTGATTATTTTAAAGCAAACATGTAATCTTTCTTCTGCATCTAAAGCCTTGCCCATCAAGTGCTTACCACAATCATTTTATCGACGTATGCAGCGCTTCTTTGCAGGTCAGTATTTTGATTATCGTCAAATTTCTCAGTTGATTTTCAATATGTTTTCATTCGACCAAGTGCAACTGACTTTAGATAGAACCAATTGGAAATGGGGAAAACGAAATATTAATATCCTGATGCTCGCAATCGTTTATCGTGGAATAGCGATACCTATCCTTTGGACATTGCTTAATAAACGTGGAAATTCAGATACGAAAGAGCGTATTGCTTTGATTCAACGCTTTATAGCCATTTTTGGTAAAGACCGTATTGTGAATGTGTTCGCAGACAGAGAGTTTATCGGTGAGCAGTGGTTTACATGGTTAATTGAACAAGACATCAACTTCTGCATTCGTGTTA AAAAAAACTTCATTGTCACCAATCATTTAGGAAAGAATCATAAAATTAGTGATTTATTTCGCCATCTTAAAGTTGGTCAAATTGAATGTCGTAAACGACGGATTTTGGTTGGTCGGGTGAAACTATATATAAGTGCACTACAGTTAGAAAATGGAGAGCTTTTACTCGTCGTTTCTCCTCAGTTTAATGCCAATGCTATTCAGGATTATGCATTACGCTGGGAAATTGAAACCTTATTCAGTTGTCTCAAAGGACGCGGGTTTAATCTTGAAAATACGCGCTTGACAGACCCTAGACGAGTGAAAAAATTGATTGCGGTGTTAGCTATAAGCTTCTGTTGGTGTTACTTAACGGGTGAATGGCAACATGATCAAAAAAAAGTGATAAAAATAAAGAAGCATGGACGACTCTCAATGAGTTTATTTCGCTATGGTTTAGACTATGTTCAAATGGCGATTCAGCGTTTAATTGGTTTTGGGAAAAAAGAAGAGTTTAAGGAAATTTTGGCAATTTTAAGAAGGCAGAACCCTGATAGGATAAGGGTTCTGTGA
- a CDS encoding DNA methyltransferase, giving the protein MTTENNTLDLPEEHSQEGVIKFEPIKGYPMLNWKGKRPFTSTRYYPAQLKEQHGEAVNGWLNKIFWGDNLQVMSHLLREFRGKVDLIYIDPPFDSKADYKKKVSLRGAEAENDQSAFEEKQYTDIWANDEYLQFMRDRIILLRELLSPKGSIYLHCDNKASHLLRCILDEVFGSENFLNEIIWCYKERETSKRNFNHKHDTIFLSLYTTKIDNSLK; this is encoded by the coding sequence ATGACGACTGAAAATAACACTTTAGATTTGCCTGAAGAACACTCTCAAGAGGGTGTAATTAAGTTTGAGCCAATTAAAGGCTACCCGATGTTGAATTGGAAAGGGAAACGTCCTTTTACTTCAACTCGTTATTACCCAGCACAATTAAAAGAACAACATGGTGAAGCGGTTAATGGTTGGCTCAATAAGATTTTTTGGGGCGATAACCTTCAAGTCATGTCACATTTGCTACGTGAGTTTCGTGGCAAAGTAGACTTGATTTATATTGACCCACCGTTTGACTCAAAAGCAGATTATAAGAAAAAAGTAAGTTTAAGAGGTGCAGAAGCAGAGAATGATCAAAGTGCATTTGAAGAAAAGCAGTACACGGATATTTGGGCAAATGATGAATATCTACAATTTATGAGAGACAGGATTATTCTACTAAGAGAGCTTCTCTCGCCTAAAGGATCGATATATTTACATTGTGATAATAAAGCATCGCATCTATTAAGATGTATTCTAGACGAAGTATTTGGTAGTGAAAATTTTCTTAATGAAATTATTTGGTGTTATAAAGAAAGAGAAACATCAAAACGTAACTTTAACCATAAACATGACACAATATTTTTATCTCTGTACACGACAAAAATAGATAACTCATTGAAATAA